A region from the Nonlabens sp. YIK11 genome encodes:
- the trpC gene encoding indole-3-glycerol phosphate synthase TrpC, with translation MEDILKKITDQTREDLVKRKAKVSLDDLRQMPHYLRRTISMRNAIANGSGIIAEHKRQSPSKGSFNCPATIKEVVKGYEAAGVSAISCLTDEPFFGGTLQDLIDARESVDIPILRKDFMIDLYQIHEARAYGADAILLIAACLNDEELKTMAAEALNLQLDILFEVHDLEELNRVKHLTESLLIGKFMIGVNNRDLKRFKTDIQNSKDLLPHFPEDVLAISESGISDPAIVKELAGLGYKGFLIGENFMKTNDPGHSCSEFIIAIQS, from the coding sequence TTGGAAGACATACTTAAAAAAATAACCGATCAAACACGAGAAGACCTCGTAAAACGCAAGGCAAAAGTTTCTTTAGATGATCTACGACAAATGCCACATTACCTTCGAAGGACCATCTCAATGCGCAATGCGATCGCCAACGGTAGTGGGATCATAGCAGAGCATAAGCGACAAAGCCCATCAAAAGGTTCTTTTAATTGCCCAGCAACTATTAAAGAGGTGGTAAAAGGATATGAGGCCGCAGGTGTAAGCGCGATCAGTTGTTTGACTGATGAACCCTTCTTTGGTGGTACGCTACAAGATCTTATAGACGCCAGGGAAAGCGTTGATATCCCTATCCTGCGCAAGGATTTTATGATCGATCTATATCAAATTCATGAGGCCAGAGCCTATGGCGCAGATGCTATCTTGCTTATCGCTGCCTGCCTCAATGATGAGGAATTGAAGACCATGGCCGCAGAAGCACTTAATCTGCAGCTTGACATATTGTTTGAAGTACATGATTTGGAAGAATTAAATCGCGTGAAGCACCTAACAGAGTCCTTATTGATCGGTAAATTCATGATAGGTGTCAACAATCGCGACTTAAAACGCTTCAAAACTGATATCCAAAACAGCAAAGACCTGCTACCCCATTTTCCTGAAGACGTTTTGGCCATTTCTGAAAGCGGAATTTCAGATCCGGCGATAGTAAAGGAATTGGCTGGATTGGGATATAAAGGATTTTTGATAGGTGAAAACTTCATGAAAACCAACGATCCAGGTCATAGTTGTAGCGAATTTATAATAGCGATACAGTCATGA
- the trpB gene encoding tryptophan synthase subunit beta has protein sequence MSYQVDEKGFYGEFGGAFIPELLYPNIEELQENYLKIEKSEEFQTEFHQLLKDYVGRPTPLFLAKRLSAKYGAEIWLKREDLCHTGAHKVNNTIGQILLAEKLGKKRIIAETGAGQHGVATATVCALKGLKCIVYMGEKDIERQAPNVARMKMLGAEVRPAMSGSKTLKDATNEAMRDWINNPEDTHYIIGSVVGPHPYPDMVARYQSVISKEIKEQMQGLPDYVIACVGGGSNAMGAFYHFLDDPSVKLIGVEAAGLGVDTDKTAATLTLGTPGVLHASRSIMMQDKDGQVVEPHSISAGLDYPGIGPAHAWLKVSDRAQYMAVTDADALKAAVECSRLEGIIPALETAHAFSVLKDLDLKPTDRVVINLSGRGDKDMDTYMRELKLNEL, from the coding sequence ATGAGCTATCAAGTAGACGAGAAAGGATTTTATGGAGAATTTGGTGGTGCATTCATACCAGAATTGCTCTATCCCAACATTGAGGAACTTCAGGAAAACTACCTGAAAATCGAGAAAAGTGAGGAGTTCCAGACCGAATTTCACCAGCTGCTCAAGGACTATGTAGGCAGACCTACGCCATTGTTCCTAGCCAAAAGGCTATCAGCAAAATACGGTGCCGAAATCTGGTTAAAACGTGAAGACCTTTGCCATACGGGCGCTCATAAAGTCAACAATACCATAGGCCAGATCCTACTTGCCGAAAAACTAGGCAAGAAAAGAATCATTGCAGAAACTGGTGCTGGTCAGCATGGCGTTGCCACGGCAACCGTTTGTGCTCTCAAAGGTTTGAAGTGTATCGTCTACATGGGCGAGAAGGACATCGAGCGCCAGGCGCCTAACGTTGCCCGTATGAAAATGCTGGGTGCCGAAGTACGACCAGCCATGAGCGGTTCCAAAACCTTGAAGGACGCAACAAACGAAGCGATGCGCGACTGGATCAATAATCCTGAAGATACGCATTACATTATTGGATCCGTCGTTGGACCACATCCATATCCAGATATGGTAGCGCGTTATCAAAGTGTTATCTCCAAGGAAATCAAAGAACAAATGCAAGGCTTGCCTGATTATGTGATCGCTTGTGTAGGTGGTGGTTCTAATGCCATGGGTGCTTTTTATCATTTCTTGGATGATCCATCAGTCAAACTCATAGGTGTAGAAGCTGCTGGACTAGGCGTGGATACTGATAAAACTGCAGCAACATTGACACTAGGAACGCCTGGTGTATTACACGCCAGTAGATCCATCATGATGCAGGACAAAGATGGACAGGTAGTTGAGCCGCACAGCATTAGTGCTGGATTGGATTATCCTGGTATAGGCCCAGCACACGCTTGGTTAAAAGTATCTGATCGTGCTCAATACATGGCGGTAACAGATGCAGATGCTCTCAAAGCAGCCGTCGAATGCAGTCGACTGGAAGGAATCATTCCCGCGCTGGAAACTGCTCACGCATTTTCTGTGCTAAAAGATCTGGATTTAAAGCCAACCGATCGTGTGGTGATTAATCTCTCTGGTCGTGGCGATAAGGATATGGATACGTATATGCGCGAACTCAAACTCAACGAACTTTAA
- the trpA gene encoding tryptophan synthase subunit alpha, with protein MQNKLTQLFASKPKDLLNIFFTAGYPKLEDTTVILKALEDSKVDLVEIGIPFSDPLADGPTIQESSKKALENGMSIEKLFTQLDQFKSENPDFSTPVLLMGYLNPVMQYGLDRFCARCAAVGVDGLIIPDLPMYSYQMEFKDTFEKHNISNVFLVTPQTSEKRIREIDENSTGFIYAVSSASTTGSKADFSAAADYLGKLRDMDLNTPVLTGFNIKNAQNFKDACKYVDGAIIGSEFIRQISNATDISSTVQQFVKSVKG; from the coding sequence ATGCAGAACAAACTCACCCAGCTATTTGCTAGCAAACCTAAGGACTTGCTCAATATATTTTTCACCGCTGGTTATCCTAAGCTAGAAGACACCACTGTTATTTTAAAGGCCTTGGAAGATTCTAAAGTGGATCTTGTAGAAATAGGCATACCTTTTAGTGATCCGCTAGCAGATGGCCCAACTATTCAAGAGAGCAGCAAGAAGGCGCTGGAAAATGGGATGTCCATCGAGAAACTGTTCACACAACTGGATCAGTTTAAATCAGAAAATCCAGATTTCAGCACACCGGTATTGCTCATGGGATATTTGAATCCTGTTATGCAATATGGATTGGATAGATTCTGCGCACGCTGTGCTGCGGTAGGTGTGGATGGATTGATCATTCCAGATCTACCTATGTATTCCTATCAAATGGAATTTAAGGACACTTTTGAAAAGCATAACATTTCCAATGTTTTCTTGGTAACACCACAGACTTCAGAAAAGCGCATACGTGAGATTGATGAAAACTCTACAGGCTTTATCTATGCGGTGAGCAGCGCGAGCACAACAGGTTCCAAGGCAGACTTTTCAGCAGCTGCAGATTATCTAGGTAAATTGAGAGATATGGATTTGAACACGCCGGTACTGACTGGGTTCAACATAAAAAATGCCCAAAATTTTAAGGATGCTTGCAAATACGTGGATGGAGCAATCATCGGGAGTGAGTTTATTCGCCAGATAAGTAACGCTACTGACATTTCCAGCACCGTACAGCAGTTTGTAAAATCTGTAAAGGGTTAG
- a CDS encoding phosphoribosylanthranilate isomerase, with amino-acid sequence MMIKVCGMRETENINALQQLDIDFMGIIRYPKSKRYVDDAQKSHIEQLTMNKGTVGVYVNATLQDILQDIIPLQLDVVQLHGDEDSAFAKALLELDIKVFKAFQMHEDFDFKALEDWLELGKQYPGKLFFLFDTATKNYGGSGKKFNWQILDSYNGSVPFLLSGGISEDDATVVKNIKHDMLLGVDLNSQFEDEPGLKNIEMIKSFIEKLRK; translated from the coding sequence ATGATGATCAAGGTATGCGGCATGCGAGAAACTGAAAACATCAATGCACTGCAGCAGTTGGACATTGACTTTATGGGCATCATAAGATATCCTAAGAGCAAGCGATACGTGGATGATGCTCAAAAGTCTCATATCGAGCAACTCACCATGAACAAAGGAACGGTTGGAGTCTACGTCAATGCTACGCTTCAAGATATTTTGCAGGATATCATTCCTTTACAGTTAGATGTGGTACAGCTACATGGTGATGAGGATTCCGCTTTCGCGAAAGCGTTACTGGAATTAGACATCAAGGTTTTCAAGGCATTTCAAATGCACGAAGACTTCGATTTCAAAGCTCTGGAAGACTGGCTGGAATTGGGAAAACAGTATCCTGGAAAATTATTTTTCCTTTTTGATACAGCTACCAAGAATTATGGTGGCAGCGGCAAGAAATTTAACTGGCAAATACTCGACTCTTATAACGGCAGTGTTCCCTTTTTGTTAAGTGGCGGCATTTCTGAAGACGATGCGACAGTCGTCAAAAATATAAAGCACGATATGCTTCTAGGTGTGGACCTCAACTCACAATTTGAGGATGAACCTGGATTGAAGAATATCGAGATGATTAAAAGTTTCATAGAAAAATTGAGAAAATGA
- the asnB gene encoding asparagine synthase B, which translates to MCGIVGVFDLKKSSADQRQDVLELSKKLRHRGPDWSGIYCGEKAILAHERLTIVDPQSGGQPLYSPDGKIVLAVNGEIYNHQKIREQYTDYKFKTKSDCEVILALYQDKGVNFMDDLVGMYSFALYDSDKDVFLCARDHQGIIPLYYGTDEMGQFYVASELKALEGTCNEIAPFPPGHYYYSEDKEFTKWYDRDWKDYDAVKDNTSSVKELRKAMEDSVHRHLMSDVPYGVLLSGGLDSSIVSAVAKKYAARRVESGDYADAWWPQLHSFAIGLEGSPDLAAAETVAEHIGTVHHSVNFTIQEGLDAIKDVIYYLETYDVTTVRASTPMYLLARVIKSMGIKMVLSGEGSDEIFGGYLYFHKAPSPEEFHKETVRKLDTLHLYDNLRANKSLAAWGIEGRVPFLDKEFMDVAMRLNPKDKMCGKGKMEKHILREAFEDYLPKSVAWRQKEQFSDGVGYSWIDTLKETVNEQVTDEMMESAKYKFKINPPQSKEEYYYRSIFSDHFPSDAAASCVPSVKSVACSTPIALEWDAAFKNMNDPSGRAVAGVHDDGY; encoded by the coding sequence ATGTGCGGAATCGTAGGAGTATTCGATCTAAAAAAAAGCAGTGCAGACCAACGACAGGATGTACTTGAACTTTCAAAAAAACTAAGACATCGTGGTCCAGACTGGTCAGGAATCTACTGTGGTGAAAAGGCCATCCTCGCTCACGAGCGCCTGACCATTGTGGATCCACAATCTGGTGGACAACCGTTATATAGTCCAGATGGCAAAATCGTTTTGGCGGTAAATGGGGAAATCTATAATCACCAGAAAATACGTGAACAATACACTGATTATAAATTCAAGACAAAATCAGATTGCGAAGTTATCCTTGCCTTATATCAAGATAAAGGCGTCAATTTTATGGATGATTTAGTTGGCATGTACAGTTTTGCGCTTTATGACAGCGATAAGGATGTATTCTTATGTGCTCGCGACCATCAAGGAATTATACCATTGTATTATGGGACAGATGAAATGGGACAGTTTTATGTAGCAAGTGAATTGAAAGCCTTAGAAGGAACCTGCAATGAAATCGCACCGTTCCCACCAGGGCACTACTATTATAGTGAGGACAAAGAATTTACAAAGTGGTACGATCGCGATTGGAAAGACTATGATGCCGTAAAGGACAACACAAGTTCAGTAAAAGAGTTGCGCAAAGCGATGGAAGATAGCGTTCACAGACACCTGATGAGTGACGTACCTTATGGCGTGTTGCTTTCTGGTGGACTGGACAGTTCTATTGTCAGTGCCGTAGCAAAAAAATATGCCGCAAGGCGTGTTGAGTCTGGCGATTATGCAGACGCTTGGTGGCCACAATTACACTCCTTTGCGATAGGTCTTGAAGGCAGTCCAGATCTTGCAGCTGCAGAAACGGTTGCGGAACATATAGGTACCGTGCACCACAGTGTCAACTTTACGATTCAGGAAGGTCTTGATGCCATAAAAGATGTCATTTATTATTTGGAAACCTATGATGTGACCACGGTAAGAGCTTCCACACCTATGTATTTATTGGCTCGAGTAATCAAATCCATGGGTATTAAAATGGTTCTATCTGGAGAAGGTAGTGACGAGATTTTTGGAGGTTACCTATACTTTCACAAAGCACCTAGTCCAGAAGAATTTCACAAAGAAACCGTTCGCAAATTGGACACGCTACACCTATATGATAACTTGAGAGCCAACAAATCCTTGGCTGCTTGGGGAATTGAAGGTCGCGTGCCTTTCCTTGATAAAGAATTCATGGATGTTGCCATGCGCTTGAACCCTAAGGATAAGATGTGCGGTAAAGGCAAGATGGAAAAACACATATTACGTGAAGCCTTTGAAGACTACTTGCCAAAAAGTGTGGCCTGGAGACAGAAAGAACAATTTAGCGACGGTGTAGGATACAGCTGGATCGATACTCTAAAGGAAACTGTAAACGAACAGGTTACTGATGAAATGATGGAATCTGCTAAATACAAGTTCAAAATCAACCCACCACAAAGCAAGGAAGAGTACTATTATCGCAGCATCTTTAGCGATCACTTCCCTAGTGATGCCGCAGCTAGTTGTGTGCCATCAGTAAAATCTGTGGCCTGCTCTACTCCTATTGCTTTAGAATGGGATGCCGCATTCAAGAATATGAATGATCCATCTGGTAGAGCGGTTGCTGGAGTTCACGATGATGGATATTAA
- the trpD gene encoding anthranilate phosphoribosyltransferase: MKEILNELFEHKTLSRKRAHDILTAITAGEVNDSQIAAFLTVYGMRSVTVDELAGFRDAMLEQALLIDLEKYNPIDLCGTGGDGKNTFNISTLASFVTAGAGVKVAKHGNYGVSSVSGSSNVMESMGFKFTNDFGTLEKQIDESNICFLHAPLFHPAMKAVAPIRRALGIKTFFNMLGPLVNPARPKLQSVGVFNLQLARNYEYLFQNEEGKRYAILHAHDGYDEVSLTGKTRIAGNNGVTDVKPADFDLPQLTLEQISGGESLEEAATIFKNVLENNATDAQKSVVLANAATAIAVAQQVSLIEAVGKARESLESGKALECFEKLLSLQ; this comes from the coding sequence ATGAAGGAAATACTCAACGAATTATTTGAACACAAAACGCTTTCGCGAAAGCGTGCTCACGACATCCTTACTGCCATCACCGCAGGTGAGGTCAACGATTCCCAAATTGCTGCTTTCCTTACGGTTTATGGAATGCGCAGCGTCACCGTGGATGAGCTGGCCGGATTTCGTGACGCCATGTTGGAGCAGGCCTTACTGATAGATCTAGAGAAGTACAATCCTATAGATTTGTGTGGTACCGGTGGCGATGGTAAGAATACCTTCAATATAAGCACACTCGCAAGTTTCGTAACGGCTGGCGCTGGAGTTAAGGTGGCTAAGCATGGTAATTATGGAGTAAGCTCAGTGAGCGGTTCCAGTAACGTAATGGAATCCATGGGCTTTAAATTCACTAATGATTTTGGCACCCTAGAGAAGCAAATTGACGAGTCAAACATCTGTTTTCTTCATGCACCATTGTTTCACCCAGCGATGAAAGCGGTAGCGCCTATAAGAAGAGCACTAGGAATCAAAACGTTTTTCAATATGTTAGGGCCGTTGGTGAATCCTGCGAGACCTAAATTACAAAGTGTTGGTGTCTTCAATTTACAGCTGGCCAGAAATTACGAATATCTTTTCCAAAACGAAGAAGGAAAACGATACGCCATACTCCATGCACACGATGGTTATGATGAGGTGAGCTTGACGGGAAAAACAAGAATCGCGGGCAACAATGGTGTCACTGATGTCAAGCCAGCAGATTTTGACTTGCCTCAACTAACTTTAGAGCAAATATCTGGCGGTGAGTCGCTGGAAGAAGCAGCTACGATATTTAAAAACGTTTTGGAAAATAATGCTACTGATGCTCAAAAGTCAGTGGTACTGGCAAACGCGGCCACAGCCATTGCTGTTGCTCAGCAAGTTTCTTTGATAGAAGCTGTTGGTAAGGCGCGTGAGTCACTGGAATCTGGGAAAGCACTCGAGTGTTTTGAAAAATTGCTAAGCCTTCAATAG
- a CDS encoding anthranilate synthase component II has product MNNKPNILVIDNYDSFTYNLVHYLEDLEANVTVMRNDKIAPKECLAYDAIILSPGPGIPREAGKLMEIIDTVKDTVPILGICLGHQAITEAFGGTIINLEKVYHGIATIMEHDNSAFFNDVDQQFEAGRYHSWNAQESDFPDVLQITARDENGQIMALKHKDLPIYGVQFHPESVMTPQGKTMLKNFLATL; this is encoded by the coding sequence ATGAATAATAAACCCAACATATTAGTCATCGACAATTACGATTCATTTACCTACAATCTCGTCCACTATCTGGAAGATCTTGAGGCAAATGTCACCGTGATGAGGAATGATAAGATTGCACCAAAAGAATGTTTAGCCTACGACGCCATCATCCTTTCACCTGGTCCCGGCATTCCCAGAGAAGCTGGGAAATTGATGGAGATTATCGACACGGTAAAAGACACGGTTCCCATTTTGGGGATTTGTCTGGGACACCAGGCCATTACAGAAGCCTTCGGCGGTACGATTATCAATCTAGAAAAAGTCTACCATGGTATCGCCACTATTATGGAGCACGACAATAGTGCATTCTTTAATGATGTGGACCAACAATTTGAAGCAGGTCGCTATCACTCCTGGAACGCCCAGGAATCTGATTTCCCAGACGTACTTCAAATCACCGCCCGAGATGAAAACGGGCAGATCATGGCCTTGAAGCATAAGGATCTACCCATTTACGGAGTACAATTTCACCCAGAAAGCGTGATGACGCCACAGGGAAAAACCATGCTCAAAAACTTTTTAGCAACACTCTAG
- the msrA gene encoding peptide-methionine (S)-S-oxide reductase MsrA encodes MKLISIILLMFAANSCNQQDKDMEQTEAAMNSEPIEVAATQEGMEKAYFASGCFWCVEEIYESVKGVEEAISGYSGGTSTNPTYENHADHAEANEIIYDPKVVSFETLVDVYFASQNIEQVNGQGPDRGESYRSIIFYQNDEQKQIIDAKIKELEDAGYDVAAEVKAFQKFYVAEDYHQDYAENHPTNGYIENVSVPRWRRFAAAMPNVIKEGVSH; translated from the coding sequence ATGAAACTAATAAGCATAATACTGTTGATGTTTGCAGCAAACAGCTGTAACCAACAAGATAAGGACATGGAGCAAACAGAGGCTGCCATGAATTCAGAACCTATTGAAGTAGCCGCAACGCAAGAAGGAATGGAAAAAGCATATTTCGCTAGTGGATGTTTCTGGTGTGTGGAAGAAATCTATGAGAGTGTCAAAGGTGTAGAAGAAGCTATCTCTGGCTATAGCGGTGGAACTTCTACCAACCCAACCTATGAAAACCATGCAGACCACGCAGAGGCTAACGAGATTATTTACGATCCAAAGGTTGTTTCGTTTGAAACACTGGTAGATGTATATTTTGCCTCACAGAACATTGAACAGGTAAATGGTCAAGGACCCGATCGCGGAGAATCTTACCGCAGTATTATTTTCTACCAAAACGATGAGCAAAAACAGATCATTGATGCTAAGATCAAAGAGCTGGAAGATGCTGGATATGATGTAGCTGCAGAGGTGAAAGCTTTTCAGAAATTTTATGTCGCAGAAGATTACCACCAAGACTATGCAGAAAATCATCCAACAAATGGATACATAGAAAATGTATCAGTTCCTCGATGGAGACGTTTTGCCGCAGCAATGCCTAACGTTATTAAGGAAGGTGTAAGCCACTAG
- a CDS encoding NRAMP family divalent metal transporter produces the protein MSKFLKILGPGLIFASTAIGVSHLVQSTRAGMIYGFGFLMAIVVINILKYPFFEYGTRYAAGTGESLIDGYGRMGKWAIGSYFFVMIVSLFFVSAAVFNVTAVFMKELFQIQTPTSAFVPLLLVIVSCFGILAFGKFTLLDHLIKIVGFLMIVCTLVSLVLVLIKGPAIPSSNFVAPELWSLTTIPFAIALMGWMPTAVDLSTWNSLWTLEKQKSSGYKSTVKQATGEFALGYWISAVLAVMFLTLGSYLVYGTDTLVASSSADFFNQVIGLFTGAIGEWSYYVIAVAAFCIMYGTSIGVLDGYSRALKRSCEVLFLKGTEVNSKWYLVALIITATGGFVINYVLSDNPKGFLLLVDIATILSFLFAPIVAVLNYKLVTNRKFPKEHQPNFLMRSISLLGITVLILFSVVYIFYYFGGFD, from the coding sequence ATGAGTAAATTTCTTAAGATACTGGGTCCAGGTTTAATATTTGCCAGCACCGCCATTGGAGTAAGCCACTTGGTTCAAAGCACCAGAGCTGGAATGATTTATGGATTTGGATTTTTGATGGCAATAGTGGTGATCAACATATTGAAGTATCCCTTTTTTGAATACGGAACCAGATACGCTGCAGGTACTGGAGAAAGTCTTATCGACGGCTATGGACGTATGGGGAAATGGGCTATAGGGTCCTATTTTTTTGTAATGATCGTGAGTTTATTCTTTGTTAGTGCCGCCGTTTTTAATGTAACCGCCGTCTTTATGAAGGAGCTGTTCCAAATACAGACACCAACTAGCGCTTTTGTCCCATTGTTATTGGTGATCGTGTCCTGTTTTGGGATTTTGGCTTTTGGGAAGTTTACATTGTTGGATCATCTCATCAAGATTGTAGGCTTTTTGATGATCGTTTGCACCTTGGTATCCCTTGTTTTGGTCTTGATTAAAGGTCCTGCCATACCATCCTCAAATTTTGTAGCGCCAGAGTTATGGTCTCTTACCACCATACCATTTGCTATTGCTTTAATGGGTTGGATGCCTACCGCTGTAGATTTAAGTACCTGGAATAGTTTATGGACTCTTGAAAAACAAAAATCTAGCGGATATAAATCTACGGTAAAGCAAGCTACTGGGGAATTTGCCTTAGGTTATTGGATCAGTGCAGTTCTAGCTGTGATGTTTTTGACGTTAGGTTCTTATTTGGTGTATGGTACAGATACTTTAGTGGCATCCAGTAGTGCAGATTTTTTTAATCAGGTCATAGGTCTGTTCACTGGTGCGATAGGTGAGTGGTCCTATTATGTAATTGCAGTTGCGGCTTTTTGTATCATGTACGGCACGAGTATAGGCGTGCTGGATGGTTATTCTCGAGCGCTTAAAAGATCTTGCGAGGTTCTATTCCTAAAAGGAACTGAAGTAAATTCAAAATGGTACTTGGTCGCTTTGATTATAACGGCTACAGGAGGTTTTGTGATCAATTATGTTTTGAGTGATAACCCAAAAGGATTTTTATTGCTCGTAGATATAGCCACTATATTATCCTTTCTATTTGCACCTATTGTAGCGGTTCTCAATTATAAATTGGTCACCAATAGAAAATTCCCAAAAGAACACCAACCTAACTTTTTGATGAGGTCGATTTCTCTTTTGGGAATTACTGTGCTGATTTTATTCTCAGTTGTATATATCTTCTACTACTTTGGAGGTTTTGACTAG
- a CDS encoding anthranilate synthase component I family protein has product MKVFKPTTSHQTVLADTMTPVGIYMRLRDKYPGSILLESNEYGQRSNSYSFICCNPVATFEIDYDKVSIATPDGKIDEQNFSTDYNLVKGLENFKNLFDPGATEFPFPTNGLFGYLSYDAVQLFENIEFSKEKIVDEEAIPLVHYQVFQNVLVFDHYHNQLYVFDHVYEKGTSKMENLINIIQHRDIAKYDFFTDGAEESEMTDADFKHLVEKGKDHCKRGDVFQMVLSRKFTQAYKGDDFNVYRQLRAINPSPYLFYFDYGNFRIFGSSPEAQLLIKNDKASIQPIAGTYKRTGNDAADLAAAKELKNDPKETAEHIMLVDLARNDLSRHAREVQVTDYQNIHFYSHVIHMVSTVTGVIEEEDRIPLIGDTFPAGTLSGAPKFRAMELIDKYEKSARQFYGGAIGYLGFDGSFNHAIVIRTILSSNNKMQFRAGAGVVVESNLENETQEVYNKTNALRKAIQQANLK; this is encoded by the coding sequence ATGAAAGTTTTTAAACCTACTACTTCGCACCAAACAGTCCTGGCAGATACGATGACGCCTGTGGGCATTTACATGCGACTGCGGGACAAATATCCTGGCAGTATTTTGCTGGAGAGTAATGAATATGGGCAACGCAGTAACAGCTATTCTTTTATTTGCTGTAATCCTGTAGCGACTTTTGAGATTGACTATGATAAAGTCTCCATCGCAACACCAGATGGTAAGATAGATGAGCAGAATTTTTCTACAGATTATAATCTCGTAAAAGGGCTTGAGAATTTCAAAAACCTATTTGATCCTGGAGCGACAGAGTTTCCTTTTCCCACGAATGGGCTTTTTGGGTATCTTAGTTATGATGCGGTACAGCTGTTTGAAAATATCGAATTCTCAAAAGAAAAAATCGTTGATGAGGAAGCGATCCCATTAGTGCATTATCAGGTATTCCAAAATGTGCTGGTCTTTGATCATTATCACAATCAACTATATGTTTTTGATCACGTTTATGAAAAAGGTACTTCAAAAATGGAGAACCTCATCAACATCATACAGCATAGAGACATCGCAAAATATGATTTCTTCACTGATGGCGCAGAAGAATCTGAAATGACAGATGCCGATTTCAAACATCTTGTAGAAAAAGGCAAGGACCACTGCAAGCGAGGTGACGTTTTCCAGATGGTACTTTCCAGAAAGTTCACCCAAGCGTACAAAGGCGATGACTTCAATGTATATCGTCAATTGCGAGCGATCAATCCTAGCCCATATTTGTTCTATTTTGATTATGGAAATTTTAGAATTTTCGGCTCTTCGCCAGAGGCTCAATTACTCATAAAAAATGATAAAGCGAGCATCCAGCCTATAGCAGGTACGTACAAAAGAACTGGCAATGATGCAGCAGATCTAGCTGCCGCCAAAGAATTAAAAAACGACCCTAAAGAAACGGCAGAACATATCATGCTGGTGGATCTTGCACGAAATGATTTAAGTCGCCACGCTCGTGAAGTACAAGTGACTGACTATCAAAATATTCATTTCTACTCTCATGTGATTCACATGGTTAGCACAGTCACTGGTGTGATTGAGGAAGAAGACCGTATACCGCTTATAGGCGATACTTTTCCAGCAGGAACGTTAAGTGGCGCTCCTAAATTTAGAGCCATGGAGCTTATTGATAAGTATGAAAAATCTGCTAGACAATTTTACGGTGGCGCTATAGGATACCTAGGTTTTGATGGTAGTTTCAACCATGCCATCGTCATAAGAACCATTCTATCCAGTAATAATAAGATGCAATTTAGAGCTGGTGCTGGAGTAGTTGTGGAAAGCAATCTAGAAAACGAGACCCAAGAAGTTTACAATAAAACAAATGCCTTGAGAAAGGCAATCCAACAAGCAAATTTGAAATGA